The following are encoded in a window of Haliaeetus albicilla chromosome 1, bHalAlb1.1, whole genome shotgun sequence genomic DNA:
- the C1QTNF7 gene encoding complement C1q tumor necrosis factor-related protein 7: protein MFVLLYITSFAIYTSEQPLQSQFKGENYYTRYICSIPGLPGPAGPPGASGSPGPHGRIGLPGRDGRDGRKGEKGEKGSAGLRGKTGPLGPAGEKGDQGQSGKKGPGGLTGAKGEVGPAGPPGPKGDKGDRGEPGAPGVCKCGKIVLKSAFSVGITTSYPEERLPIVFNKVLFNEGEHYNPSTGKFICAIPGIYYFSYDITLANKHLAIGLVHNGKYRIKTFDANTGNHDVASGSTVIYLQPEDEVWLEIFYTDQNGLFSDPTWADSLFSGFLLYVDTDYLDALSDEDEL from the exons ATGTTTGTGTTGCTTTACATTACAAGTTTTGCCATCTACACAAGCGAACAACCTCTTCAAAGCCAGttcaaaggagaaaattacTACACCAGATACATCTGTAGCATCCCTGGTTTGCCAGGCCCTGCGGGTCCCCCCGGAGCCAGCGGATCCCCCGGGCCACACGGACGCATTGGTCTTCCAGGAAGAGATGGTAGAGATggcaggaagggagaaaaaggtgaaaaaggGAGTGCAG gTTTAAGAGGAAAGACTGGGCCATTAGGACcagctggagagaaaggagacCAAGGTCAGTCTGGTAAAAAAGGACCTGGAGGATTGACTGGTGCCAAAGGTGAAGTAGGTCCAGCTGGACCACCTGGACCTAAGGGAGATAAAGGAGACCGAGGAGAGCCAGGTGCACCAGGGGTCTGTAAGTGTGGAAAGATAGTGCTGAAATCTGCCTTTTCTGTTGGCATCACCACCAGCTACCCAGAGGAAAGATTACCAATTGTATTCAATAAAGTCCTCTTCAATGAGGGGGAGCATTACAACCCTTCCACAGGGAAGTTTATTTGTGCCATCCCAgggatttattatttttcttatgataTCACCTTAGCAAACAAGCATCTTGCAATTGGGCTGGTTCACAATGGGAAGTACCGGATAAAGACATTTGATGCGAACACAGGCAACCACGATGTAGCTTCTGGATCCACAGTGATCTACCTTCAGCCAGAAGACGAAGTATGGCTTGAGATCTTCTACACTGACCAAAACGGTCTCTTTTCTGATCCAACGTGGGCAGACAGTTTGTTTTCTGGATTTCTCTTATACGTTGATACAGATTACCTTGACGCTTTATCGGATGAAGATGAGCTCTGA